Proteins encoded within one genomic window of Pectobacterium araliae:
- a CDS encoding type VI secretion system tip protein VgrG has product MANSTGLQFTVKVGALEAGTFAVVDFRLDEGLNRPFSLSLSLASALPDIDFGAVLDQPCELMIWYEGELKRRVSGIVSGFTQGDTGFRRTRYQIDVRPALWRLGLRTNARIFQAQKPEAIIGVLLEEAGITDYAFALRHEHAVREYCVQYRESDLAFITRLAAEEGLYFFHEYEEGKHRVVFADDAGALSKGPELFFNLATQGLSEGEYVRRFHYAERVSTAEVELKDYSFKTPAYGLSHKKMSSELAHQRESYQHYDYPGRYKHDPSGKAFSGYRLDALRSGAVTSEGESNCAGLMPGNTFTLTDHPNAALNAVWQTVSVTHVGQQPQALEEESGGEPTTMSNSFAVVKGTTTWRAAMPYKPMVDGPQIATVVGPAGEEIYCDQYGRVKLQFPWDRYGTSNDQSSCWVRVSQGWAGGQYGMIAIPRINHEVIVSFLEGDPDQPIITGRTFHATNPTPYVLPAHKTRTTLRTDTHKGSGFNELRFEDEATREQIYYHAQKDMDGVINNIHRQSVGRDQHLSVDQDQFQRVTRHRHRTVGKDDFENIGQDHHQEIGRSFIQKIGASFKRFIGGGEITRIEGSRQTTMSGSEETLIGAHQRVLVNTDSYLKAADIVLEAGQALTIKAPGGFIKIDSAGVTISGTIVKINDGGAAGVGTAPVSVTPEDPTKPALPDAPDRR; this is encoded by the coding sequence GTGGCAAACAGTACAGGATTACAGTTCACCGTAAAGGTCGGTGCCTTAGAAGCAGGCACCTTTGCGGTGGTGGATTTCAGACTGGATGAGGGGCTGAACCGGCCCTTCAGCCTGTCGCTGAGTCTGGCGAGCGCGTTGCCGGATATCGATTTCGGCGCGGTGCTGGATCAGCCGTGCGAGCTGATGATTTGGTATGAAGGCGAACTGAAGCGCCGGGTCAGCGGGATTGTCAGCGGCTTCACGCAGGGCGATACCGGATTCCGGCGCACGCGCTATCAGATAGACGTCCGCCCGGCGCTGTGGCGGCTGGGGCTGCGCACCAACGCCCGCATCTTTCAGGCACAAAAGCCGGAAGCGATTATCGGTGTGTTACTCGAAGAAGCGGGGATTACCGACTATGCCTTTGCGCTGCGCCATGAACACGCGGTACGGGAATACTGCGTGCAGTATCGGGAAAGCGATTTAGCGTTTATCACCCGTTTAGCAGCGGAAGAAGGGCTGTACTTCTTCCACGAATACGAAGAGGGGAAACACCGGGTGGTGTTTGCCGACGATGCGGGGGCGCTCAGTAAAGGCCCGGAGCTGTTCTTCAATCTGGCGACACAGGGGCTGAGCGAAGGCGAATATGTCCGGCGTTTCCACTACGCGGAGCGGGTAAGCACGGCCGAAGTCGAGCTGAAAGACTACAGCTTCAAGACGCCGGCTTACGGGTTGTCGCACAAGAAAATGAGCAGCGAGCTGGCGCACCAGCGCGAAAGTTATCAGCATTACGACTATCCGGGGCGTTATAAGCACGATCCGAGCGGCAAGGCGTTCAGCGGATACCGGCTGGATGCACTGCGTTCAGGGGCGGTGACGAGCGAAGGGGAATCCAACTGTGCGGGGCTGATGCCGGGCAACACCTTCACGCTGACGGATCATCCGAATGCGGCGCTGAACGCAGTATGGCAGACGGTGAGCGTGACGCACGTCGGGCAGCAGCCGCAGGCGCTGGAAGAAGAAAGCGGCGGTGAACCGACGACGATGAGCAACAGCTTTGCAGTGGTGAAAGGCACGACAACGTGGCGCGCGGCCATGCCCTACAAGCCGATGGTGGATGGCCCGCAAATTGCGACGGTGGTGGGTCCGGCAGGGGAAGAGATTTACTGCGACCAGTATGGTCGGGTAAAACTGCAATTTCCGTGGGATCGCTACGGCACGAGCAACGACCAGAGTTCGTGCTGGGTGCGGGTCAGTCAGGGCTGGGCAGGCGGTCAATACGGCATGATTGCCATCCCGCGTATCAATCATGAAGTGATTGTCAGTTTCCTTGAGGGGGATCCGGATCAGCCGATTATCACCGGGCGTACTTTTCACGCTACTAACCCTACGCCATACGTTTTACCGGCACATAAAACGCGTACCACGCTTCGTACCGATACGCATAAAGGCAGTGGCTTCAACGAGCTGCGCTTTGAGGATGAGGCGACGCGTGAACAAATTTATTATCACGCGCAGAAAGATATGGATGGTGTTATCAACAACATCCACCGACAGAGCGTGGGGCGTGATCAGCACCTCAGCGTGGATCAGGATCAGTTCCAGCGGGTCACGCGTCACCGTCACCGGACGGTAGGTAAAGATGATTTTGAAAACATCGGTCAGGATCATCATCAGGAAATTGGCCGGAGTTTTATTCAGAAAATTGGTGCTTCGTTCAAGCGGTTCATCGGCGGGGGCGAGATTACCCGTATAGAAGGGAGCCGTCAGACCACGATGTCCGGTTCTGAAGAGACGCTGATCGGCGCGCACCAGCGTGTTCTGGTCAATACGGATAGCTACCTGAAAGCCGCAGATATCGTGCTGGAAGCGGGGCAGGCTCTAACCATTAAAGCGCCTGGCGGCTTTATCAAGATTGATAGCGCGGGCGTCACAATTTCCGGGACGATTGTGAAAATCAACGATGGCGGAGCGGCTGGCGTGGGGACGGCACCGGTATCGGTTACGCCAGAAGATCCCACGAAGCCCGCGCTGCCGGATGCGCCGGACAGACGTTAA
- a CDS encoding Hcp family type VI secretion system effector, whose translation MPTPCYISIEGKTQGNITAGAFTSDSVGNIYVQGHEDEMLVQEFKHIVTVPTDPQSGQPSGQRVHKPFKFTVALNKAVPLMYNALASGEMLPTVTLKWYRTSVEGKQEHFFSTILTDATIVDVDFQMPHCQDPSKLDYTQLIEVSLAYRKIDWEHTVAGTSGSDDWRAPVEA comes from the coding sequence ATGCCAACTCCATGCTATATCAGCATCGAAGGGAAAACCCAGGGCAACATCACCGCAGGGGCGTTCACCTCTGATTCCGTCGGCAACATCTACGTGCAGGGCCACGAAGATGAAATGCTGGTACAGGAATTCAAACACATCGTCACCGTACCAACTGACCCGCAGTCTGGTCAGCCATCCGGTCAGCGTGTGCACAAACCGTTCAAATTCACTGTCGCGCTGAACAAAGCCGTTCCGCTGATGTACAACGCCCTGGCGTCTGGCGAAATGCTGCCGACCGTGACCCTGAAGTGGTACCGCACTTCTGTTGAAGGTAAGCAAGAGCACTTCTTCTCTACCATCCTGACCGATGCCACCATCGTGGACGTCGACTTCCAGATGCCACACTGTCAGGATCCGTCAAAACTGGACTACACCCAGTTAATTGAAGTGTCGCTGGCTTACCGCAAAATCGACTGGGAGCACACCGTTGCAGGGACATCTGGTTCCGACGACTGGCGTGCGCCGGTCGAGGCGTAA
- a CDS encoding tetratricopeptide repeat protein: MMKYKKLVIVLSACWLASCQAPVTSLPEAELVASANRGNGEAQYQLAKTLAKRSQYTEAMQWMQKASGLSEMLGNQEMRAAASLQVGDWYQAGLGAPKNSPFARQWWTTSSRLGNGEAGHRLGMDCQVQHQGKLVAACLSAFESAAANGYPPAQLIVAQWHATHAGGEKEAVSWLLKASELGNRDAQYQLAQRYEQGKGVVIRRDLAERWYFRAATLGQAQAQLWMARHEDGENALNWYQKSASSGDAEAQLWLGKAYREGKRLPWDEQKARYWLERAASGGSGEADYLLSQSQTTNEKREQYLVQASSAGYIRAQRELGDRLFKASEFARAREEYAKAASAGDTESQLAYGEMLRLGQGGKEEYVEAMKQYRLAANGGNRMAQYRMGMMRQDGLGASRNRIHAYAWYAMAATEGMPEAIHARNDLEATMQPDEIKAGQRLAMHWSSGKTE, translated from the coding sequence ATGATGAAATACAAAAAATTAGTGATAGTCTTATCGGCCTGCTGGCTGGCGTCATGTCAGGCACCCGTCACGTCACTGCCTGAAGCAGAACTAGTGGCATCAGCGAACCGGGGAAATGGTGAGGCGCAATATCAACTGGCGAAGACGTTAGCCAAACGTTCTCAGTATACCGAGGCGATGCAGTGGATGCAGAAAGCATCTGGACTGTCTGAAATGCTCGGTAATCAGGAAATGCGCGCTGCTGCCTCGCTTCAGGTGGGGGATTGGTATCAGGCTGGGCTGGGTGCGCCAAAGAATAGCCCGTTTGCTCGACAGTGGTGGACTACATCCTCGCGTCTGGGGAATGGCGAAGCGGGGCATCGCCTCGGCATGGACTGTCAGGTTCAGCATCAGGGAAAGCTGGTGGCAGCCTGCCTGAGCGCATTTGAATCCGCAGCGGCAAATGGTTATCCCCCCGCGCAGTTGATTGTCGCTCAGTGGCACGCGACGCATGCGGGCGGTGAAAAAGAGGCCGTGTCATGGTTGCTGAAGGCCTCTGAACTCGGTAATCGGGATGCACAATATCAACTGGCGCAGCGCTATGAGCAGGGTAAAGGCGTGGTGATCCGTCGCGATCTGGCCGAACGCTGGTATTTCCGCGCGGCGACGCTGGGTCAGGCACAGGCGCAACTGTGGATGGCGCGACATGAAGACGGCGAGAATGCATTGAACTGGTATCAAAAATCCGCGTCATCAGGTGATGCCGAAGCACAACTTTGGCTGGGCAAAGCATACCGCGAAGGTAAGCGCTTACCTTGGGATGAGCAAAAGGCGCGTTATTGGCTGGAGCGTGCCGCATCTGGCGGATCGGGCGAGGCCGATTATTTGCTCAGTCAGAGCCAGACAACGAATGAAAAGCGCGAACAGTATCTGGTTCAGGCTTCTTCTGCGGGCTATATCCGGGCGCAACGCGAACTGGGTGATCGGTTATTTAAAGCGAGCGAATTCGCGCGTGCGCGTGAAGAATATGCCAAAGCGGCATCAGCAGGAGACACGGAATCCCAACTGGCCTATGGCGAGATGCTGCGGCTGGGGCAAGGCGGCAAAGAGGAGTATGTTGAGGCGATGAAGCAGTACCGTCTGGCGGCGAATGGCGGTAACCGTATGGCGCAATATCGTATGGGCATGATGCGCCAGGATGGGCTGGGAGCCTCTCGCAATCGTATTCATGCTTACGCCTGGTATGCGATGGCAGCGACGGAGGGGATGCCCGAAGCCATTCATGCGCGTAACGATCTGGAAGCGACGATGCAGCCGGATGAAATCAAGGCCGGACAGCGACTGGCGATGCACTGGTCATCCGGAAAAACAGAGTAA
- a CDS encoding VasL domain-containing protein: MQDAQQALKVGRDPRMLPEFDALRAEINKLSHASRPDVDWMLVHDMATTIFEKQGVDLQTAIYFTLARSRLAGLTGFTESCEFLANLIVTQWDNFWPPVHQERARIEMLDWFIARISEVVRQYAISHEHKRLVYRCERALQLMSEKLHNSGLSRIPRVENLLHFVEGYTHLFDETEIVIVSDDQELKKQDMQIPPMVFFHSDMEPSTTVQSSGSSGSGQAALPAGSILIGREKGQMKPTVLKIEAHKKQKPAWFWFVSGLLTCALPVAAITGWQYWQEQKADALALLQQPAYALPAAPDHNDIRRVRIVLGEQKLQGMEGELINRYQAQLEQVKNASPFYLYQYGNGLKNVMQQLYPDSLAVKEMERQWQIALERQQGDEPKTLGYEQARARVNDTLQQLLELERQRRTVTISYLKSKLYDMQKDLISDVPFGIRLRELEARKIKSQSLTPAELRAMEDELRSFNIRLYRLQQSSSSS, translated from the coding sequence ATGCAAGATGCACAACAGGCTCTGAAAGTGGGCCGGGATCCACGGATGCTGCCGGAATTTGACGCACTTCGGGCGGAAATTAACAAATTGAGTCACGCGTCTCGCCCCGATGTGGATTGGATGCTGGTGCACGATATGGCTACCACTATCTTTGAAAAGCAGGGCGTGGATCTCCAGACTGCGATCTACTTTACACTGGCGCGTTCACGGCTGGCGGGATTGACGGGATTCACGGAAAGCTGTGAATTTTTAGCAAACCTGATTGTGACGCAGTGGGATAACTTCTGGCCGCCCGTTCATCAGGAACGGGCGCGTATCGAGATGCTGGACTGGTTTATCGCCCGTATCAGTGAAGTGGTGCGCCAGTACGCCATCAGCCATGAACACAAGAGGTTGGTTTACCGTTGTGAACGCGCACTGCAACTGATGAGCGAAAAGCTGCACAACTCAGGTTTGAGCCGCATTCCTCGCGTCGAGAATCTGCTGCACTTTGTCGAAGGCTACACCCATCTGTTTGATGAAACCGAGATTGTCATTGTATCGGACGATCAGGAACTGAAAAAACAGGATATGCAGATCCCGCCCATGGTGTTCTTTCATTCAGACATGGAGCCCAGCACGACGGTGCAAAGCAGTGGTTCATCAGGCTCGGGCCAGGCTGCTCTGCCTGCGGGCAGCATTCTCATCGGACGGGAAAAAGGGCAAATGAAACCGACGGTATTGAAAATTGAGGCGCATAAAAAGCAGAAGCCAGCGTGGTTCTGGTTTGTCTCCGGGCTGTTGACCTGCGCGCTGCCTGTCGCGGCCATTACAGGCTGGCAGTATTGGCAGGAACAAAAAGCCGATGCGCTGGCGTTACTGCAACAGCCAGCCTACGCGTTGCCCGCCGCTCCCGATCATAATGACATTCGTCGGGTGCGCATTGTTCTGGGCGAGCAGAAATTGCAGGGCATGGAAGGTGAACTGATCAACCGCTATCAGGCACAGCTGGAACAGGTGAAAAATGCCTCGCCGTTTTATCTGTATCAATATGGCAACGGTTTGAAAAACGTGATGCAGCAGCTCTATCCCGATTCGCTGGCAGTGAAGGAGATGGAACGCCAATGGCAGATTGCGCTTGAACGTCAGCAGGGTGATGAACCGAAAACGCTGGGCTACGAACAGGCTCGTGCTCGCGTCAACGATACCTTGCAGCAGCTGTTGGAACTGGAACGGCAGCGCCGGACGGTGACGATCTCCTACCTGAAATCAAAGCTTTACGACATGCAAAAAGACCTGATATCAGACGTCCCTTTCGGGATACGGCTGCGGGAGCTTGAGGCGCGTAAAATCAAAAGCCAGTCGCTGACGCCAGCGGAGCTGCGTGCTATGGAAGATGAGCTTCGCTCCTTCAATATTCGCTTATACCGTTTGCAGCAGAGTAGTTCTTCCAGCTGA
- the tssM gene encoding type VI secretion system membrane subunit TssM has protein sequence MFKTIITFLRKQLPKLKPSWLLLGVLLWVVVLVLAWWLGPRLTVGESRPLQGIWGRVVFTLVWLWLAFSYSAWLVWRRVQQMRAERKDQQVIEQDPLQVYVDGQQTFLDRWLEAFQTQLGKRALYAMPWYLTIGLAGSGKSSLIHRANPANKMNPKLDAELRDVAAGQQVSSWVGESAVIWDPSGQLLAQPALEGDSLGQRHARLWQHLLQWLSENRRRQPLNGLVLTLDISWLAQAGVADRKAYAQVMRARLQEISVNINTRLPVYIALTRLDMLSGFDKVYRQLNRDARQAVLGVTFTPQASNSKGWLEELERFWDEWVTHLNDNLPDMLLTQSDRSVRNSLFSFVRQLAGVKDYVMEVLTETLATGEDRAFLIRGVYVSSVYQQGVPFDAFAQSASRRYQLPEPINPALRGESNTFFVQRLFPDVIFPEASLAGENRLHSLYRRRRLSIGVGCMLLASLALIGSWHHFFRVNEEAGRNVLTKAQAFIGTNELEGQPGYGYQQLPRLNLIRDATLSFGNYHERTPLLADLGLYQGDKIGPYVEGTYLQMLNQRFLPAVMQGLLEDLNQAPANSEQKLTILRVMRMLDDASGRNKALVEQFMTQRWQKAFPAQGNVQEQLMQHLDYALEHTNWHQSREQKDAVAISTFAPFNQPITLAQQELSKLPMYQRVYQSLVMKATQVLPPDLAIRDEVGPTFDPVFSLRNDKAGSVPRLLTYPGFSDYYLKQDKALLELTALDAWVLGQRERAQFSEADRREILRQVNDRYITDYINQWQKVLANIDVQALDTPEQALDILTDITGNDQPFQRVLTTVSDNTRIRKLADDDNDTAQNINTRIGRPFMTINAALSGRGEQGPLVQEVNQKLTDLYHYLDQIVNATDPGQAALKAVQARQGNKFADPVFALQQYARSLPAPLDRWVGQLAGESASLVTGLAMSSLNQEWLDKVVTPFNEKLADRYPFDPSSSKDVPLSEMEMFFMTGGTLDSFYQTNLKAMMESGMLEEGMASPLQAELVKQLERANRIRQTLFNAQGSLEVHFVLEPLELTANKRRSVLNLDGQLLEYSHGRRQKTPLVWPNSMRDGAESKLTLVPDDRERSPRSLSFSGPWAMFRLINSDQLTQVNENTFDVRFSLENGAMTYRVYTDASHNPFAGGLFSQFTLPDSLY, from the coding sequence ATGTTTAAAACAATCATAACCTTTCTACGCAAGCAGTTGCCTAAACTGAAACCCTCCTGGCTGCTTTTGGGCGTGCTGCTGTGGGTCGTCGTATTGGTTCTGGCCTGGTGGCTGGGGCCGCGTTTGACGGTGGGTGAGTCGCGCCCGTTGCAGGGAATCTGGGGCCGCGTGGTGTTCACGCTGGTCTGGCTGTGGCTGGCGTTTTCCTACAGTGCCTGGCTGGTCTGGCGTCGCGTGCAACAGATGCGTGCGGAGCGTAAGGATCAGCAGGTCATTGAACAAGACCCTTTACAGGTGTATGTCGACGGTCAACAGACGTTCCTCGATCGCTGGCTGGAAGCGTTTCAGACGCAACTGGGTAAAAGAGCGCTGTATGCGATGCCCTGGTATCTGACGATTGGTCTGGCAGGCAGCGGAAAAAGTAGCCTGATCCATCGCGCTAATCCGGCAAACAAGATGAATCCAAAGCTGGATGCCGAGCTGCGGGATGTGGCGGCAGGCCAGCAGGTGAGCAGTTGGGTCGGGGAATCCGCCGTAATTTGGGATCCCAGCGGACAGCTACTTGCACAGCCTGCACTGGAGGGCGATTCGCTCGGGCAGCGTCATGCTCGTCTGTGGCAGCACTTGCTACAGTGGCTCAGTGAAAACCGCCGCCGCCAGCCGCTCAACGGTCTGGTGCTTACGCTGGATATTTCCTGGCTGGCACAGGCTGGCGTAGCAGATCGCAAAGCCTACGCGCAGGTCATGCGTGCGCGTTTGCAGGAAATTTCCGTCAACATCAATACGCGCTTACCGGTGTATATCGCGCTGACCCGGTTGGATATGCTGAGCGGCTTCGACAAGGTTTATCGCCAGTTGAACCGCGACGCGCGTCAGGCGGTATTAGGGGTCACGTTTACTCCGCAGGCCAGCAACAGCAAAGGCTGGCTGGAAGAGCTGGAGCGCTTCTGGGACGAGTGGGTCACGCACCTGAATGATAACCTGCCCGACATGCTGCTGACGCAATCGGACAGAAGCGTGCGCAATTCGCTGTTCTCGTTCGTTCGCCAACTGGCTGGCGTGAAAGATTACGTGATGGAGGTGCTGACGGAAACATTAGCGACGGGCGAGGATCGCGCGTTCCTGATCCGCGGCGTTTATGTCAGCTCTGTTTATCAACAAGGGGTGCCGTTCGATGCCTTTGCGCAGTCGGCTTCCCGCCGTTATCAACTGCCAGAGCCGATTAATCCAGCGTTGCGCGGTGAGTCCAATACGTTCTTTGTGCAGCGTCTCTTCCCTGACGTCATTTTCCCTGAGGCCAGTCTGGCGGGGGAAAACCGGCTGCATAGCCTGTATCGTCGCCGTCGGCTGAGTATTGGCGTGGGTTGCATGCTACTTGCCAGTTTGGCGCTGATCGGCAGTTGGCACCATTTCTTTCGGGTTAATGAAGAAGCGGGGCGCAACGTACTGACGAAAGCGCAGGCGTTTATCGGCACCAATGAGCTGGAAGGGCAGCCGGGCTACGGCTATCAGCAGTTGCCGCGTCTGAATTTGATTCGTGATGCGACCTTATCCTTTGGTAATTACCACGAACGTACGCCGCTGCTAGCCGATCTTGGCTTGTATCAGGGCGATAAGATTGGGCCTTATGTTGAAGGCACCTACCTGCAAATGCTGAATCAGCGTTTTCTCCCTGCGGTGATGCAGGGGCTACTGGAAGATCTGAATCAGGCTCCTGCCAATAGCGAGCAAAAGCTGACGATTCTGCGCGTGATGCGGATGCTGGATGATGCGTCAGGACGCAATAAAGCGCTGGTCGAACAGTTTATGACGCAGCGCTGGCAAAAGGCTTTTCCCGCACAGGGCAACGTGCAGGAACAACTGATGCAGCATCTGGATTACGCCCTTGAACACACTAACTGGCATCAATCCCGTGAGCAGAAAGATGCGGTGGCGATCAGCACCTTTGCACCCTTTAATCAGCCGATTACGCTGGCTCAGCAGGAACTGAGCAAGCTGCCGATGTATCAGCGCGTTTATCAGAGTCTGGTCATGAAGGCGACGCAGGTGTTGCCGCCAGATTTAGCGATCCGTGATGAAGTGGGACCAACATTTGATCCGGTATTTTCTCTGCGTAATGACAAAGCGGGAAGCGTGCCGCGACTGTTAACGTATCCTGGTTTTAGTGATTATTACCTCAAGCAGGATAAGGCGTTGCTTGAGTTGACGGCGCTGGATGCCTGGGTGCTGGGGCAACGTGAACGTGCGCAATTCAGCGAGGCCGATCGACGGGAGATCCTGCGTCAGGTGAATGACCGTTACATTACGGATTACATCAACCAGTGGCAGAAAGTGCTGGCGAACATTGATGTACAGGCACTCGATACGCCGGAGCAGGCGCTCGATATCCTCACGGATATTACTGGCAACGATCAGCCCTTCCAGCGTGTGCTGACCACGGTTAGCGATAACACCCGTATTCGTAAGCTGGCTGATGATGATAACGACACGGCGCAGAACATCAATACACGTATCGGTCGTCCATTTATGACCATCAATGCGGCGCTGAGTGGGCGTGGCGAACAAGGGCCACTAGTGCAAGAGGTCAATCAGAAGCTGACCGATCTCTATCACTATCTCGATCAGATCGTCAACGCGACCGATCCGGGGCAGGCCGCATTGAAAGCGGTGCAGGCGCGGCAGGGCAATAAATTTGCTGATCCGGTGTTTGCCTTACAGCAATACGCCCGCAGTCTTCCCGCGCCGCTGGATCGCTGGGTAGGGCAATTAGCCGGAGAAAGCGCGAGTCTGGTGACCGGATTGGCGATGTCGTCGCTGAATCAGGAATGGCTGGATAAAGTCGTGACACCATTCAATGAGAAGCTGGCGGATCGTTACCCCTTCGACCCATCATCGAGCAAGGATGTGCCGCTATCGGAAATGGAAATGTTCTTCATGACTGGCGGGACGCTGGATAGCTTCTATCAAACCAACCTCAAGGCGATGATGGAAAGCGGTATGCTGGAAGAAGGCATGGCGTCACCTTTGCAGGCTGAACTGGTGAAGCAGCTTGAGCGTGCTAACCGTATCCGCCAAACGCTGTTTAATGCGCAGGGCAGCCTGGAAGTGCACTTTGTGCTGGAACCGCTGGAACTGACGGCGAATAAACGCCGCAGTGTGCTGAATCTGGACGGACAACTGCTGGAATACAGCCACGGCCGCCGCCAGAAAACGCCGCTGGTGTGGCCAAACAGTATGCGCGACGGTGCCGAGAGCAAGCTGACGCTGGTACCGGACGACCGTGAGCGCTCACCGCGCAGCCTGAGCTTTAGCGGGCCGTGGGCGATGTTCCGGTTAATCAATAGCGACCAGTTGACGCAGGTTAATGAGAACACCTTTGACGTGCGCTTCTCGCTGGAGAACGGGGCGATGACGTATCGCGTGTACACCGATGCCAGCCATAACCCGTTTGCTGGTGGTCTGTTCAGCCAATTCACGCTGCCAGACTCGCTTTATTAA
- the tssA gene encoding type VI secretion system protein TssA, translating into MHAHPWCKRLQTSLPDEKLRAAVLADDPLWEKVETELVKLGSLAHNQVDLNVVAGYCLTLLESKTKDMRVLVQLLRCLQHPAKATPFSTALMLLDSWLESYWIIAWPASPVQKQKLMIQIVRRFESVLPRIAESASSAELEQLQKLAEQVATRWGELASDKAALTDELVQGVKRVRQRQQAQEQANQTAKPAPAASGSSGGSETSASAASTPVSSMEINSSDERGWRQTQLNVAALLVERHPDSPMGYRLRRHAIWSGIATPPMSSRGNKTQLAPVSSDRVDEYQSALAQADLALWERIEQSLVLAPYWFDGHMLSASVASRLGHTPVATAIAEELSAFIQRVPELRELAFSDGAPFLTGKCNQWLQSSQPVRGGGGARQDDLATEAAACRDEKGIGAAMQLLDERMRRLKEPRDRFYAELVLADLLAEEGMKSLAAQHYQHMWQESQQLGLMQWEPGMVSRVERLAASRKK; encoded by the coding sequence ATGCATGCACATCCCTGGTGTAAACGCCTGCAAACCTCGTTGCCGGATGAGAAGTTGCGCGCGGCGGTATTGGCTGACGATCCGCTCTGGGAAAAGGTCGAAACAGAGCTGGTCAAGCTGGGATCGCTGGCGCATAACCAGGTCGATCTTAACGTGGTGGCGGGGTATTGCCTGACCTTGCTGGAAAGCAAAACCAAAGACATGCGGGTACTGGTGCAGCTATTGCGCTGCTTACAGCACCCGGCCAAAGCGACACCGTTTTCCACGGCGCTGATGCTGTTGGACAGTTGGCTGGAGAGCTACTGGATTATCGCCTGGCCTGCCAGTCCGGTTCAGAAACAGAAGCTGATGATCCAGATTGTTCGGCGTTTTGAGAGTGTGCTTCCCCGTATTGCGGAGAGTGCCTCCAGCGCAGAGTTAGAACAATTACAAAAACTCGCGGAGCAGGTGGCGACACGCTGGGGTGAACTGGCAAGCGACAAAGCGGCGCTGACGGATGAACTGGTACAGGGGGTTAAGCGTGTCAGACAGCGACAGCAAGCGCAGGAACAGGCGAATCAGACGGCAAAACCGGCTCCGGCAGCCAGCGGTAGCTCAGGCGGAAGTGAAACCAGCGCCAGCGCGGCTTCAACGCCAGTCAGTTCGATGGAGATTAATTCATCCGATGAGCGCGGCTGGCGGCAAACCCAACTGAACGTCGCGGCGCTGCTGGTTGAACGCCATCCCGATTCACCGATGGGTTACCGTCTGCGCCGCCACGCCATCTGGTCCGGCATTGCCACACCGCCGATGTCGTCCAGGGGAAATAAAACTCAGTTGGCACCCGTCTCGTCAGATCGCGTGGATGAATACCAAAGTGCGCTGGCTCAGGCTGATTTAGCGCTGTGGGAACGTATAGAACAAAGTCTGGTGCTGGCACCTTACTGGTTTGATGGGCACATGTTGTCTGCCTCGGTAGCTTCGCGGCTGGGGCATACCCCTGTTGCGACAGCGATTGCTGAAGAGCTTTCTGCGTTTATTCAGCGTGTGCCGGAGCTACGTGAACTGGCGTTCAGCGATGGGGCACCTTTTCTGACCGGGAAATGCAACCAGTGGTTGCAGTCCAGCCAGCCGGTGCGCGGTGGTGGCGGCGCACGACAGGACGATTTGGCGACGGAGGCGGCGGCCTGTCGGGATGAGAAAGGTATTGGTGCAGCGATGCAGTTATTAGATGAACGGATGCGTCGCCTGAAAGAGCCGCGTGACCGCTTTTATGCCGAATTGGTACTGGCGGATTTACTCGCCGAAGAAGGGATGAAGTCACTGGCAGCACAGCACTATCAGCACATGTGGCAGGAAAGCCAGCAATTGGGCCTGATGCAATGGGAACCGGGAATGGTCAGCCGCGTCGAGCGGTTGGCGGCATCCCGCAAAAAATAA
- the vasI gene encoding type VI secretion system-associated protein VasI, giving the protein MFLTMAPLLLATAATPDPAWQSLWEQCRNETASELRLACYDALGREAERGGTLSPQRDNAVTSGTFQLGREVDSGDMTLTRVLADGNTLVISCASNITHLRLTLSEPWAGESVTSQLDGVTVSDSWFIRNRGLLLESGRGLPAIDALKRWIGHRELVLNGTDGHSLRIELAGLGEALAPLRQQCHW; this is encoded by the coding sequence ATGTTTCTGACGATGGCACCCCTACTGTTGGCAACGGCTGCGACACCCGATCCCGCCTGGCAGTCGTTATGGGAACAGTGCCGCAATGAAACGGCTTCAGAGCTCCGGCTGGCCTGTTATGACGCGCTGGGGCGGGAAGCGGAACGCGGCGGTACGTTGTCCCCACAACGTGATAACGCCGTAACGAGCGGAACCTTTCAACTGGGACGTGAAGTGGACAGCGGCGATATGACGCTCACCCGCGTGCTGGCCGATGGCAATACGCTAGTGATTAGCTGTGCCAGCAATATTACGCACCTGCGCTTAACGCTCAGCGAACCCTGGGCTGGAGAGTCCGTCACGTCGCAACTCGATGGTGTGACCGTCTCCGACAGCTGGTTTATCCGCAATCGTGGGCTCCTGCTGGAATCAGGTCGTGGTCTGCCAGCGATTGATGCGTTAAAGCGCTGGATTGGGCATCGCGAACTGGTGCTTAACGGTACGGACGGGCATTCACTGCGTATCGAACTCGCCGGACTGGGCGAAGCACTTGCACCGCTGCGTCAGCAGTGCCACTGGTAA